In one window of Lewinella sp. 4G2 DNA:
- a CDS encoding two-component regulator propeller domain-containing protein, with the protein MRLPMMLLLWLMMLAPVTGQVLPPASSYSPDVYGAGTQNWAISQDDQGFVYVANNQGLLQYDGERWTLQPSPNGSIVRSVKSIADRVYVGSYMDFGYYPQPGTRDSAYVSLADRVRDKLRADEQFWKIEQVDDLILFQSLNKLYLYDPAAETVKIVWMPKGLTKLFSTEDAVYFQTGDQELFRLENEGEPTLLTTGGNPYVLVNIWDQNGVLYGQTANDGTVKLVNGIWEATSDFPFLRGKRLYSSINLRNGGKAFGAISSGLYVTNKQGELIHHVDRVSGLANNTVLSLFEDEVGDLWAGTDNGISIVNLRSPIRKYTDVTGQIGTVHATAEHEGMLYLGTNQGLYAQSLNGVGEPQLVTGTRAQVWSLFKYEGTLFCGHDRGTFVIDGLDATLIDPSTGTWSIQEVPGRPELLLQGTYNGLSVLRRVADGWAFSHRVEGFEYSARFLAVTEALEVYISHEYRGVYGLRLNEAATRITEQQLYEQPGKYPNAGLIKYEGKIYHYSGLGVYQLLDYERGFERDKRLSELLNAEEYASGTMVREGRRLWFFTKTGLTYLSPAALGRENKVERIALDRQLLGAKLGYENLIGTQDDRIILGIADGYLSLDLDALRDNRHEVFLRGASAVSSKGDRRPLQLDQAGKLAHFEHNLELLFAVPDYSKYLGPQYRYRVLGLNGDDWTEWQTEARAELNEIPPGTYTVEGQSCIGEQVSDNRVTLSISVVRPWYASRLAWTLYLLVTGLMLYLVYRYNRRYYHRKQEALRQDNERLIKEQQRESELALSRLQNDRLREDVESKSREMASTMLSLVKKNELLQEIKEQLEKKAAPEQNISRVVETINHNLNEAETWSVFRAAFENADREFFKNIKERHPALTPSDLKLCAYLRLNLSTKEIASMLNISPRSAEVKRYRLRKKMDLERETGLADYIMSL; encoded by the coding sequence ATGCGGTTGCCGATGATGCTACTTCTTTGGTTAATGATGCTGGCTCCGGTGACGGGGCAGGTCCTACCACCCGCGAGTTCCTACTCACCGGATGTGTACGGCGCGGGCACCCAGAATTGGGCCATCAGCCAGGACGATCAGGGTTTTGTATACGTCGCCAATAATCAGGGCCTGCTCCAGTACGACGGGGAACGGTGGACCCTCCAGCCATCCCCTAACGGTAGTATTGTGCGGTCGGTGAAGTCCATCGCTGACCGGGTTTACGTCGGAAGCTATATGGACTTCGGCTATTATCCCCAACCTGGCACCCGCGACAGCGCCTACGTCAGTCTGGCCGATCGGGTGCGGGATAAATTGCGGGCCGACGAGCAATTCTGGAAGATCGAGCAAGTCGATGACCTGATCCTCTTCCAATCCCTCAACAAACTCTATCTCTACGACCCGGCGGCCGAGACGGTGAAGATCGTTTGGATGCCGAAGGGCCTGACCAAACTCTTTTCCACCGAGGACGCCGTTTATTTTCAGACGGGTGATCAGGAACTGTTTCGCCTTGAGAATGAAGGCGAACCAACCCTGCTCACAACTGGGGGCAACCCCTACGTGCTCGTCAACATCTGGGACCAAAACGGCGTGCTCTACGGTCAAACGGCTAACGATGGTACCGTGAAATTGGTGAACGGCATCTGGGAAGCCACCTCAGATTTCCCTTTTCTGCGGGGTAAGCGCCTGTACAGTTCCATCAATCTGCGCAACGGCGGGAAGGCCTTCGGCGCCATCTCTTCCGGCTTGTACGTAACCAATAAGCAAGGTGAACTGATTCACCACGTGGACCGCGTTTCGGGTTTGGCCAACAACACCGTGCTCTCCCTTTTCGAAGATGAAGTTGGTGACCTCTGGGCCGGCACCGACAACGGAATCAGTATCGTCAACCTGCGGTCCCCCATCCGGAAGTATACAGACGTCACCGGCCAGATCGGTACCGTCCACGCTACCGCCGAGCACGAGGGGATGCTTTATTTGGGTACTAATCAGGGACTTTACGCCCAGTCGCTGAATGGTGTAGGGGAGCCCCAACTCGTGACGGGAACGCGGGCCCAGGTGTGGTCACTCTTCAAGTATGAAGGCACGCTGTTTTGCGGGCACGACCGGGGCACCTTCGTGATCGACGGCCTGGATGCTACGTTGATTGACCCGAGTACTGGAACCTGGTCCATTCAAGAAGTGCCCGGTCGGCCGGAGCTCTTATTGCAAGGGACGTACAACGGGCTAAGCGTACTCCGCCGGGTAGCGGACGGGTGGGCTTTCAGCCACCGGGTGGAAGGTTTCGAGTACTCCGCCCGTTTTCTGGCGGTAACGGAAGCCCTGGAAGTTTACATCAGCCACGAATACCGGGGTGTTTACGGACTGCGTCTCAACGAAGCGGCTACCCGGATCACCGAACAGCAGCTCTACGAGCAGCCAGGCAAGTACCCGAACGCCGGCCTGATCAAGTACGAGGGAAAGATCTACCACTACTCCGGGCTGGGCGTTTACCAGCTATTAGACTACGAGCGTGGCTTTGAGCGCGATAAGCGCTTGAGTGAATTATTGAACGCCGAAGAATATGCCTCCGGCACCATGGTAAGGGAAGGCCGCAGACTCTGGTTCTTCACGAAAACGGGGCTGACCTACCTGAGCCCCGCCGCCCTCGGCCGGGAAAATAAAGTGGAACGAATTGCCCTGGACCGCCAACTGCTCGGGGCCAAACTCGGCTACGAAAACCTGATCGGAACGCAAGATGACCGTATCATTCTCGGGATCGCCGACGGCTACCTCAGCCTCGATTTGGATGCGCTGCGGGATAACCGCCACGAGGTGTTTCTGCGCGGAGCTAGCGCGGTTTCCTCGAAAGGCGACCGCCGACCGCTTCAGCTGGATCAGGCCGGAAAATTGGCCCACTTTGAGCACAACCTGGAACTCCTCTTCGCCGTCCCGGACTACAGTAAATACCTCGGCCCGCAGTACCGGTACCGAGTGTTGGGTCTGAACGGTGACGACTGGACGGAGTGGCAAACGGAGGCCCGGGCCGAGCTGAATGAGATACCGCCGGGTACGTATACCGTGGAGGGACAGTCCTGCATCGGCGAGCAAGTTTCGGACAATAGGGTCACGCTTAGCATCAGCGTCGTCCGGCCCTGGTATGCTTCCCGGCTGGCGTGGACTTTATATCTGCTCGTGACTGGGCTAATGTTATACCTCGTTTACCGTTATAACCGTCGGTATTACCACCGCAAACAGGAGGCGCTCCGGCAGGATAATGAGCGATTGATCAAAGAGCAGCAACGAGAATCGGAACTGGCGCTGAGCCGGCTGCAGAACGATCGCCTGCGGGAGGATGTGGAGAGCAAATCCCGCGAAATGGCCTCCACGATGCTGAGTCTGGTGAAGAAGAATGAACTGCTGCAGGAGATCAAGGAACAACTGGAAAAGAAGGCTGCCCCGGAACAGAATATCAGCCGCGTCGTCGAGACGATCAACCACAATTTGAACGAGGCGGAAACCTGGTCCGTTTTCCGCGCCGCCTTCGAGAACGCGGACCGGGAGTTCTTCAAAAACATCAAGGAACGGCATCCCGCACTCACGCCGAGTGATCTCAAGTTATGCGCCTATCTGCGGCTCAATTTATCCACCAAAGAGATCGCCTCGATGCTGAACATCTCCCCCCGCAGCGCGGAAGTCAAACGCTACCGGCTGCGGAAAAAGATGGACCTGGAGCGGGAAACGGGTCTGGCGGACTACATCATGTCACTTTAG